One window of the Diospyros lotus cultivar Yz01 chromosome 12, ASM1463336v1, whole genome shotgun sequence genome contains the following:
- the LOC127786658 gene encoding uncharacterized protein LOC127786658 isoform X1, with translation MSAPEVLQKEHDLLMFSALFDHPKENNPKSRGLAIEKRIEYLESLTGTFLFQVSNRRSRRWLNDRLLMELVPRLNAQEIRGLFAPPPWGEDVPPSPFSMTDVGEWDKFRNIDMDKEATIIEAMENSSSKRGSQGDSDKRAVLNAWHRVDSRTRGALRRSFLSDLVNGFEECIRAFVNESGDGDGDRDGDLLILHVQDPFHRLLLHGVCEFYNLVSVTHTQTKGKESVKTTKIKKKKGASVELPNITLCQFLRMAKEGIW, from the exons ATGTCGGCCCCTGAAGTGCTGCAGAAAGAACATGATCTGCTCATGTTTTCTGCCCTATTTGACCATCCCAAAG aaaataatccaaaatcCCGAGGATTGGCTATCGAGAAGAGGATCGAGTACCTTGAGAGCCTGACTGGAACT TTCTTGTTTCAGGTTAGCAATCGAAGATCACGGCGATGGTTAAACGATCGTCTTTTGATGGAACTTGTTCCTCGTTTAAATGCACAAGAGATTAGAGGCTTGTTTGCTCCACCACCTTGGG GTGAGGATGTTCCACCGTCACCATTTTCCATGACAGATGTTGGGGAGTGGGATAAATTTAGGAATATTGACATGGACAAAGag GCAACCATCATTGAAGCCATGGAAAACTCTTCATCAAAAAGGGGCAGTCAAGGAGATTCTGATAAGAGGGCTGTACTGAATGCTTGGCATAGAGTAGATTCTCGAACTAGAGGGGCACTTCGCCGTAGCTTTCTTTCAGATCTTGTTAATGGATTTGAG GAGTGTATACGGGCCTTCGTCAATGAGAGTGGCGATGGAGATGGGGATAGGGATGGAGACCTGCTTATACTGCACGTTCAAGATCCTTTTCATAGGCTTTTGCTGCATGGTGTCTGTGAG TTCTACAACCTGGTCTCAGTAACACATACGCAGACTAAAGGCAAAGAGTCGGTGAAGACGacgaagataaagaagaagaaaggagcaTCCGTTGAGCTCCCTAACATTACCCTCTGCCAGTTCCTGAGAATGGCTAAGGAGGGGATTTGGTAA
- the LOC127786658 gene encoding uncharacterized protein LOC127786658 isoform X3 produces MSAPEVLQKEHDLLMFSALFDHPKENNPKSRGLAIEKRIEYLESLTGTFLFQVSNRRSRRWLNDRLLMELVPRLNAQEIRGLFAPPPWGEDVPPSPFSMTDVGEWDKFRNIDMDKEECIRAFVNESGDGDGDRDGDLLILHVQDPFHRLLLHGVCEFYNLVSVTHTQTKGKESVKTTKIKKKKGASVELPNITLCQFLRMAKEGIW; encoded by the exons ATGTCGGCCCCTGAAGTGCTGCAGAAAGAACATGATCTGCTCATGTTTTCTGCCCTATTTGACCATCCCAAAG aaaataatccaaaatcCCGAGGATTGGCTATCGAGAAGAGGATCGAGTACCTTGAGAGCCTGACTGGAACT TTCTTGTTTCAGGTTAGCAATCGAAGATCACGGCGATGGTTAAACGATCGTCTTTTGATGGAACTTGTTCCTCGTTTAAATGCACAAGAGATTAGAGGCTTGTTTGCTCCACCACCTTGGG GTGAGGATGTTCCACCGTCACCATTTTCCATGACAGATGTTGGGGAGTGGGATAAATTTAGGAATATTGACATGGACAAAGag GAGTGTATACGGGCCTTCGTCAATGAGAGTGGCGATGGAGATGGGGATAGGGATGGAGACCTGCTTATACTGCACGTTCAAGATCCTTTTCATAGGCTTTTGCTGCATGGTGTCTGTGAG TTCTACAACCTGGTCTCAGTAACACATACGCAGACTAAAGGCAAAGAGTCGGTGAAGACGacgaagataaagaagaagaaaggagcaTCCGTTGAGCTCCCTAACATTACCCTCTGCCAGTTCCTGAGAATGGCTAAGGAGGGGATTTGGTAA
- the LOC127786658 gene encoding uncharacterized protein LOC127786658 isoform X2, with product MSAPEVLQKEHDLLMFSALFDHPKENNPKSRGLAIEKRIEYLESLTGTVSNRRSRRWLNDRLLMELVPRLNAQEIRGLFAPPPWGEDVPPSPFSMTDVGEWDKFRNIDMDKEATIIEAMENSSSKRGSQGDSDKRAVLNAWHRVDSRTRGALRRSFLSDLVNGFEECIRAFVNESGDGDGDRDGDLLILHVQDPFHRLLLHGVCEFYNLVSVTHTQTKGKESVKTTKIKKKKGASVELPNITLCQFLRMAKEGIW from the exons ATGTCGGCCCCTGAAGTGCTGCAGAAAGAACATGATCTGCTCATGTTTTCTGCCCTATTTGACCATCCCAAAG aaaataatccaaaatcCCGAGGATTGGCTATCGAGAAGAGGATCGAGTACCTTGAGAGCCTGACTGGAACT GTTAGCAATCGAAGATCACGGCGATGGTTAAACGATCGTCTTTTGATGGAACTTGTTCCTCGTTTAAATGCACAAGAGATTAGAGGCTTGTTTGCTCCACCACCTTGGG GTGAGGATGTTCCACCGTCACCATTTTCCATGACAGATGTTGGGGAGTGGGATAAATTTAGGAATATTGACATGGACAAAGag GCAACCATCATTGAAGCCATGGAAAACTCTTCATCAAAAAGGGGCAGTCAAGGAGATTCTGATAAGAGGGCTGTACTGAATGCTTGGCATAGAGTAGATTCTCGAACTAGAGGGGCACTTCGCCGTAGCTTTCTTTCAGATCTTGTTAATGGATTTGAG GAGTGTATACGGGCCTTCGTCAATGAGAGTGGCGATGGAGATGGGGATAGGGATGGAGACCTGCTTATACTGCACGTTCAAGATCCTTTTCATAGGCTTTTGCTGCATGGTGTCTGTGAG TTCTACAACCTGGTCTCAGTAACACATACGCAGACTAAAGGCAAAGAGTCGGTGAAGACGacgaagataaagaagaagaaaggagcaTCCGTTGAGCTCCCTAACATTACCCTCTGCCAGTTCCTGAGAATGGCTAAGGAGGGGATTTGGTAA